One window from the genome of Pseudomonas sp. L5B5 encodes:
- a CDS encoding DUF2007 domain-containing protein codes for MLRIYEPENLMEGELLQCMLASEGIDAHLQGRDLLGGAGELPVFGLLALSVENHQAQRAQELIAAYNAALPLPFEEPDSFAGVLVC; via the coding sequence ATGCTGCGTATCTACGAGCCGGAAAATCTGATGGAAGGCGAACTGCTCCAGTGCATGCTGGCCAGCGAGGGCATCGACGCCCACCTGCAGGGGCGCGACCTGCTGGGTGGAGCCGGGGAGTTGCCGGTGTTCGGCTTGCTGGCGCTGTCGGTGGAAAACCACCAGGCGCAGCGGGCACAGGAGCTGATCGCCGCGTACAATGCGGCCCTGCCGTTGCCCTTCGAAGAACCGGATAGTTTTGCCGGGGTGCTGGTCTGTTAG
- the mqo gene encoding malate dehydrogenase (quinone) produces the protein MAHNEAVDVVLVGAGIMSATLAVLLKELDPAIKLEVVELMDSGAAESSNPWNNAGTGHAGLCELNYTPQAADGSIDIKKAVHINTQFEVSKQFWSYLTKQGTFGSSRSFISPVPHLSFVQGDKGVSFLKKRFEVLSQHHAFADMEYTEDKAKMAEWMPLMMPGRPADETIAATRVLNGTDVNFGALTNQLLKHLTSAPDAQVKYCKRVTGLKRNKANGWTVSIKDVNSGNTREVDAKFVFLGAGGAALPLLQASGIEESKGFGGFPVSGQWLRCDNPEVVKQHQAKVYSQAAVGSPPMSVPHLDTRVVDGKKSLLFGPYAGFTTKFLKHGSFLDLPMSVRAGNIGPMLAVARDNMDLTKYLVSEVMQSMEQRLESLRRFYPEAKAEDWRLEVAGQRVQIIKKDPKKGGVLQFGTELVAAKDGSLAALLGASPGASVTVSIMLELIERCFPAKASGEWAAKLKEIFPAREKVLESDAALYRTINSENNLSLELVEPSKETESYA, from the coding sequence ATGGCGCATAACGAAGCAGTAGACGTCGTATTGGTCGGGGCCGGCATCATGAGTGCCACCCTGGCCGTACTGCTCAAAGAGCTCGACCCCGCAATCAAGCTGGAAGTCGTCGAGCTGATGGATTCGGGTGCCGCGGAAAGTTCCAACCCGTGGAACAACGCCGGTACCGGCCACGCCGGCCTCTGTGAGCTGAACTACACGCCACAGGCCGCCGATGGCAGCATCGACATCAAGAAAGCCGTGCACATCAACACTCAGTTCGAGGTGTCGAAGCAGTTCTGGTCCTACCTGACCAAACAAGGCACGTTCGGCTCGTCCAGATCGTTCATCAGCCCGGTGCCGCACCTGAGCTTCGTCCAGGGCGACAAGGGTGTTTCCTTCCTCAAGAAGCGTTTTGAAGTGCTGAGCCAGCACCATGCCTTCGCGGATATGGAGTACACCGAGGACAAGGCCAAGATGGCCGAGTGGATGCCGCTGATGATGCCGGGACGCCCGGCAGATGAAACCATCGCCGCCACCCGTGTGCTCAATGGTACCGACGTCAATTTCGGCGCCTTGACCAACCAGTTGCTCAAGCACCTGACCAGCGCGCCCGACGCCCAGGTCAAGTACTGCAAGCGCGTAACCGGCCTCAAGCGCAACAAGGCCAACGGCTGGACCGTGAGCATCAAGGACGTCAACAGCGGTAACACCCGCGAAGTCGACGCCAAGTTCGTGTTCCTCGGCGCCGGTGGCGCAGCCCTGCCGTTGCTGCAGGCCTCGGGTATCGAGGAAAGCAAGGGTTTCGGCGGCTTCCCGGTCAGCGGCCAGTGGTTGCGCTGCGACAATCCGGAAGTGGTCAAGCAGCACCAGGCCAAGGTCTACAGCCAGGCCGCCGTAGGTTCGCCACCGATGTCCGTGCCGCACCTGGACACCCGCGTGGTCGATGGCAAGAAGTCCCTGTTGTTCGGACCTTATGCCGGCTTCACCACCAAGTTCCTCAAGCACGGCTCGTTCCTGGACCTGCCGATGTCGGTTCGGGCCGGCAACATCGGCCCGATGCTGGCCGTGGCTCGCGACAACATGGACCTGACCAAGTACCTGGTCAGCGAAGTCATGCAGTCCATGGAGCAGCGTCTCGAGTCCCTGCGTCGCTTCTACCCCGAGGCCAAGGCCGAGGACTGGCGCCTGGAGGTAGCCGGCCAGCGGGTGCAGATCATCAAGAAAGACCCGAAGAAAGGCGGCGTCCTGCAGTTCGGCACTGAACTGGTAGCGGCCAAGGACGGCTCCCTGGCCGCCCTGCTCGGCGCCTCTCCGGGTGCCTCGGTGACCGTGTCGATCATGCTGGAGCTGATCGAGCGCTGCTTCCCGGCCAAGGCCAGCGGCGAATGGGCTGCCAAGCTCAAGGAAATCTTCCCCGCGCGGGAAAAGGTCCTGGAAAGCGACGCCGCTCTGTACCGCACGATCAACAGCGAGAACAACCTGAGCCTGGAGCTGGTCGAGCCCAGCAAGGAAACCGAAAGCTACGCCTGA
- a CDS encoding M48 family metallopeptidase: MKKKSLVVCALSAAVLLSGCETVNTTNAGVVGVDRKQSMFSMVSSAEVNQSYAQSYQETLSEVGSQGALDKSSANAKRLQVIANRLIAQAPNFRPDCAQWKWEVNLIKSDELNANCGPGGKIIFYSGLIEKLKLTDDEIAAVMGHEIAHALREHGREAMSKQYALGAGKQIATLFGVSQQTVALGDNGVNLLMTLPNSRENENEADLIGLELAARAGYNPNAAITLWNKMGQAAGGSAPPEFMSTHPASTSRIASLQAAIPKVMPLYQAAKKS; this comes from the coding sequence ATGAAGAAGAAGTCATTGGTTGTATGTGCGCTGAGCGCAGCGGTATTGCTCAGCGGTTGCGAGACGGTCAACACCACCAACGCCGGCGTCGTGGGCGTGGATCGCAAGCAGTCCATGTTCAGCATGGTATCGAGTGCCGAGGTCAATCAGTCCTACGCGCAGTCCTATCAGGAGACCCTGAGCGAGGTCGGCAGCCAGGGCGCGCTGGACAAGAGCAGCGCCAACGCCAAGCGCCTGCAGGTCATCGCCAACCGCCTGATCGCCCAGGCCCCGAACTTCCGTCCGGATTGCGCGCAGTGGAAGTGGGAAGTCAACCTGATCAAGAGCGACGAGCTCAACGCCAACTGCGGTCCTGGCGGCAAGATCATTTTTTATTCCGGCCTGATCGAAAAGCTGAAGCTTACCGACGATGAAATCGCTGCGGTGATGGGGCATGAAATCGCCCACGCCCTGCGCGAGCATGGTCGCGAGGCGATGTCCAAGCAGTACGCGCTGGGTGCCGGCAAGCAGATCGCTACCCTGTTCGGGGTGTCCCAGCAGACGGTTGCCCTGGGCGACAACGGCGTCAACCTGCTGATGACGCTGCCCAACAGCCGCGAGAATGAAAACGAGGCCGACCTGATCGGTCTGGAACTCGCCGCCCGCGCCGGTTACAACCCGAACGCGGCCATTACCCTGTGGAACAAGATGGGCCAGGCTGCCGGTGGCTCCGCGCCGCCCGAGTTCATGAGCACCCACCCGGCTTCCACCAGTCGTATTGCCTCGTTGCAGGCCGCGATTCCCAAGGTGATGCCGTTGTACCAGGCTGCCAAGAAGTCTTGA
- a CDS encoding 2-hydroxyacid dehydrogenase has protein sequence MSNNRRAVFLDHSSLDLGDLDLGALHDSFSPLRLHAHTSPEQVAERLQGAEVAISNKVAINAQAMAACPDLRLILVTATGTNNVDLEAARRQGITVSNCQGYGTPSVAQHTLMLLLNLATRVADYQQAVAAGRWQQASQFCLLDFPIIELAGKTLGLLGHGELGGAVARLAEAFGMRVILGQIPGRPPRADRLPLEELLPQVDALTLHCPLNEHTRHFIGARELALLKPGALVVNTARGGLIDEQALADALRNGHLGGAATDVLSVEPPVHGNPLLEPGIPRLIVTPHNAWGSREARQRIVGQLVENTRGFFSGDPLRVVS, from the coding sequence ATGAGCAACAATCGCCGCGCCGTCTTCCTCGATCACAGCTCGCTGGACTTGGGCGACCTGGATCTTGGGGCGCTGCACGACAGTTTCAGTCCCTTGCGCCTGCATGCCCACACATCCCCGGAGCAGGTAGCGGAACGCCTGCAGGGGGCCGAGGTGGCCATCAGCAACAAGGTAGCCATCAACGCCCAGGCCATGGCCGCCTGCCCCGACTTGCGACTGATCCTGGTAACGGCCACCGGCACCAACAACGTCGACCTGGAAGCCGCCCGGCGCCAGGGCATCACCGTCAGCAATTGCCAGGGCTACGGCACGCCATCGGTAGCCCAGCACACCCTGATGCTGCTGCTCAACCTGGCAACGCGGGTCGCCGACTACCAACAGGCGGTGGCTGCCGGACGCTGGCAGCAGGCCAGCCAGTTCTGCCTGCTGGACTTCCCCATCATCGAACTGGCGGGCAAGACCCTGGGCCTGCTGGGCCACGGCGAACTGGGTGGCGCCGTGGCGCGCCTGGCCGAAGCCTTCGGCATGCGCGTGATCCTGGGACAGATTCCCGGGCGCCCGCCCCGCGCCGACCGCCTGCCACTGGAGGAACTGCTGCCCCAGGTGGATGCCCTGACCCTGCACTGCCCGCTCAACGAACATACCCGCCACTTCATTGGTGCCCGGGAGCTGGCTCTGCTCAAGCCAGGCGCCCTGGTGGTCAATACCGCCCGTGGCGGCCTGATCGACGAACAGGCCCTGGCCGACGCGCTGCGCAACGGCCACCTGGGTGGTGCTGCCACCGATGTCCTGAGCGTCGAGCCGCCCGTGCATGGCAATCCCCTGCTGGAGCCCGGCATCCCGCGCCTGATCGTGACTCCGCACAATGCCTGGGGCAGTCGCGAGGCACGCCAGCGCATCGTCGGCCAACTGGTTGAAAATACCCGGGGCTTCTTCAGCGGTGACCCGTTGCGGGTCGTGAGTTGA
- a CDS encoding 1-acyl-sn-glycerol-3-phosphate acyltransferase: protein MMGEFDAIRPYHDSEVPAVLARLLSDKAFLDILTHFRFPRFANTFGWLLKPLIAHRLRREFAGITSVATLQDKVEFYVDHTIERATDGVTYTGVEQFKSGTAYLFLANHRDIVMDPAFVNYAVYHAGLPTPRIAIGDNLLQKPFVSDLMRLNKSFIVHRSLSGRREKLAAYQLLSAYINHSIRNDGQSIWIAQAEGRAKDGDDRTESAILKMFHMSRKDEPFGEVIQSLNLTPVSISYEYDPCDQAKARELYIRATTGSYTKAPGEDDVSIAKGITGYKGRVHVNFAAPISERFEDTKQLALEMDRQILGGYRLFPVHYLAYAQWDDADPQLQVPRAAEVFPAQELAKAEQEWQRRLQDCPPEHRPYLVLQYATPVRNQYRVKAGLAL, encoded by the coding sequence ATGATGGGCGAATTCGATGCCATCCGACCTTACCACGACAGCGAAGTACCAGCGGTGCTGGCCCGGCTGCTCAGCGACAAGGCATTCCTAGATATCCTCACCCACTTTCGCTTCCCGCGTTTTGCCAACACATTCGGCTGGCTGCTCAAACCCCTGATCGCCCACCGCCTGCGCCGGGAGTTCGCCGGCATCACCTCGGTGGCCACCTTGCAGGACAAGGTCGAGTTCTACGTCGACCACACCATTGAACGCGCCACCGATGGCGTGACCTATACCGGTGTCGAGCAATTCAAGTCGGGAACCGCCTACCTGTTCCTGGCCAACCACCGCGATATCGTCATGGACCCGGCTTTCGTCAACTATGCGGTCTATCACGCCGGCCTGCCGACTCCGCGCATCGCCATCGGTGACAACCTGCTGCAGAAACCGTTCGTCAGCGATCTGATGCGGCTGAACAAGAGCTTCATCGTGCATCGCTCCCTCAGCGGGCGCAGGGAAAAGCTCGCGGCCTACCAATTGTTGTCGGCCTACATCAACCATTCGATCCGCAATGACGGCCAGTCGATCTGGATCGCCCAGGCCGAAGGCCGGGCCAAGGATGGCGACGATCGCACCGAGTCGGCGATCCTCAAGATGTTCCACATGAGCCGCAAGGACGAGCCATTCGGCGAGGTCATCCAGTCACTGAACCTGACGCCGGTATCCATCAGCTACGAATACGATCCTTGCGACCAGGCCAAGGCCCGGGAGCTGTACATCCGCGCCACCACTGGCAGCTACACCAAGGCGCCGGGAGAGGACGACGTGAGCATTGCCAAGGGCATCACCGGCTACAAGGGCCGGGTCCATGTGAACTTTGCCGCGCCCATCAGCGAACGGTTCGAGGACACCAAGCAACTGGCCCTGGAGATGGACCGGCAGATTCTCGGCGGCTACCGCCTGTTCCCGGTGCACTACCTGGCCTATGCCCAGTGGGACGATGCCGACCCGCAACTGCAGGTGCCTCGCGCTGCCGAGGTGTTCCCGGCCCAGGAGCTGGCCAAGGCCGAGCAGGAGTGGCAACGCCGCCTGCAAGACTGCCCGCCGGAGCATCGTCCCTACCTGGTGCTGCAATATGCGACGCCGGTTCGCAACCAGTACCGGGTCAAGGCCGGCCTGGCGCTGTAA
- a CDS encoding YajG family lipoprotein — translation MLQRLLFGLITVASLSLAGCAHSPQQLSPEPKLTSQLAAVGRGQPVVVKVVDGRPSPTLGTRGGLYPETSAITVQSAQILPKLQAQAEAAVRLLGFTPTAGGANAPQLTVTLAELKYQSPKEGMYVTEATIGATFRSDVQNANRRYSGRYGASLDQRFGMAPNQDTNTKLVGDVLSDALTRLFKDPTIGQILGE, via the coding sequence ATGTTGCAACGCCTGTTGTTCGGTTTGATCACTGTAGCCAGCCTGTCGCTGGCAGGCTGCGCCCACAGCCCGCAACAACTCAGCCCGGAGCCCAAGCTCACCTCCCAGCTGGCGGCGGTGGGTCGCGGCCAGCCGGTGGTGGTGAAAGTGGTCGATGGTCGTCCATCGCCAACCCTGGGAACCCGCGGTGGCCTGTACCCGGAAACCAGCGCCATCACGGTGCAAAGCGCGCAGATCCTGCCCAAGCTGCAGGCCCAGGCCGAAGCTGCGGTACGTCTGCTGGGCTTCACCCCGACCGCCGGTGGTGCCAATGCTCCCCAGCTGACCGTGACCCTGGCCGAGCTCAAGTACCAGTCCCCCAAGGAAGGCATGTATGTGACCGAGGCCACCATCGGCGCGACGTTCCGCTCCGATGTACAGAACGCCAACCGCCGCTACAGTGGCCGTTATGGCGCGTCCCTGGACCAGCGCTTCGGCATGGCGCCAAACCAGGACACCAACACCAAGCTGGTGGGCGATGTTCTGAGCGATGCACTGACTCGTCTGTTCAAGGATCCGACCATCGGTCAGATCCTCGGCGAATGA
- a CDS encoding PA4642 family protein, translating into MRKDKKQVIGDEIGDEQVKLFLDFEPVDATSPSLHKLIKAYRGLRIDDFERFLGFFVEAGHDLDGKDEQGRTFVELIRDQRNAADYIELMDKARG; encoded by the coding sequence ATGCGTAAAGATAAGAAACAGGTAATTGGTGACGAAATCGGTGATGAGCAGGTCAAGTTGTTCCTCGATTTCGAGCCGGTCGACGCCACTTCTCCGTCCCTGCACAAGCTGATCAAGGCCTACCGCGGTCTGCGCATCGACGATTTCGAACGGTTCCTGGGGTTTTTCGTCGAGGCCGGCCACGACCTCGATGGCAAGGACGAACAGGGCAGGACCTTCGTCGAGCTGATTCGTGACCAGCGCAATGCCGCCGACTACATCGAACTGATGGACAAGGCCCGCGGCTGA
- a CDS encoding CPXCG motif-containing cysteine-rich protein, producing the protein MLETDHYQCPYCGEQAEAVLDLSAGDQTYIEDCPVCCRPIVFMLQTDGREWMLEVHTEND; encoded by the coding sequence ATGCTGGAAACTGACCATTACCAATGTCCTTATTGTGGCGAGCAGGCGGAGGCGGTACTTGACCTGTCCGCCGGCGACCAGACCTATATCGAGGACTGCCCGGTTTGCTGCCGCCCCATCGTGTTCATGCTGCAGACCGATGGCCGGGAATGGATGCTCGAGGTGCACACGGAAAACGATTGA
- a CDS encoding LysE family translocator: MYLTEFLTVALIHLLAVASPGPDFAVVVRESVTHGRRAGTWTALGVGSAIFLHVGYSLLGIGLIVSQSIVLFNALKWLAAAYLLYIGYKALRAQPAKPATDDLHKEAGVRTARGAFTSGFVTNGLNPKATLFFLSLFTVVINPHTPLAIQAGYGVYLAAATAVWFCLVAMLFSQQRVRAGFARMGHWFDRTMGAVLIAIGVKLAFTEMH; the protein is encoded by the coding sequence ATGTACCTCACCGAGTTCTTGACCGTTGCTCTCATCCACCTGCTGGCCGTGGCCAGCCCCGGCCCGGACTTTGCCGTGGTGGTTCGCGAAAGCGTGACCCATGGCCGTCGTGCCGGCACCTGGACGGCCCTGGGCGTGGGATCCGCGATCTTCCTGCACGTGGGTTATTCGTTGCTGGGGATCGGCCTGATCGTGTCCCAGTCCATCGTGCTGTTCAACGCCTTGAAGTGGCTGGCGGCCGCTTACCTGCTGTACATCGGCTACAAGGCGCTGCGTGCCCAGCCCGCCAAGCCCGCGACGGACGATCTGCACAAGGAGGCCGGGGTGCGCACTGCCCGTGGCGCCTTCACGTCAGGGTTCGTCACCAATGGGCTGAATCCCAAGGCGACCCTGTTCTTCCTTTCTCTGTTCACCGTGGTGATCAACCCGCACACGCCGCTGGCGATCCAGGCCGGTTACGGGGTGTACCTGGCAGCAGCCACAGCCGTGTGGTTCTGCTTGGTGGCCATGCTGTTCAGCCAGCAGCGGGTGCGCGCCGGTTTTGCCCGCATGGGCCACTGGTTCGACCGCACCATGGGGGCGGTGCTGATCGCCATCGGCGTCAAGCTGGCCTTCACCGAGATGCATTGA
- a CDS encoding WbuC family cupin fold metalloprotein encodes MTGPSFLDQALFSDLAEKAAANPRGRQHHNFHAMEEPCHRLAVGLQPATYIPPHRHMSADKAETLLVLKGRLGLLIFDEAGQVQDRKILQAGGDCVGVDLPSGVFHGLVVLEPDSLMFECKAGPYRALNESEQASWAPREGEPGVAEYQAWMRAQFD; translated from the coding sequence ATGACCGGGCCGAGCTTTCTCGATCAAGCGTTGTTCAGCGACCTGGCAGAGAAGGCCGCGGCCAATCCCCGGGGGCGCCAGCACCATAACTTCCACGCCATGGAAGAGCCCTGCCACCGCCTGGCGGTGGGGCTGCAGCCTGCGACCTACATCCCGCCACATCGCCACATGAGTGCCGACAAGGCCGAGACCCTGCTGGTGCTCAAGGGGCGCCTGGGCCTGCTGATCTTCGATGAGGCTGGCCAGGTTCAGGACAGGAAGATCCTGCAGGCAGGTGGCGACTGTGTCGGGGTGGACCTGCCATCTGGGGTATTCCACGGCCTGGTGGTGCTGGAGCCCGATAGCCTGATGTTCGAATGCAAGGCCGGGCCCTATCGAGCGCTGAACGAGAGTGAGCAGGCCAGTTGGGCGCCTCGTGAAGGCGAGCCCGGTGTGGCCGAATACCAGGCCTGGATGCGCGCCCAGTTCGACTGA
- a CDS encoding TMEM165/GDT1 family protein, translating into MLDSLLVPTAIVALAEIGDKTQLLALILAARFRKPWPIIAGIVAATLANHAAAGAVGAWFGSFFSDATLHWILAASFAATALWTLVPDKMDDDEANTARKFGPFLTTLIAFFLAEIGDKTQVATVMLAAQYPDLWLVIIGTTLGMLIANVPVVLAGNFAADKLPLTLIRRLAASAFFILAVVAVYKAMQISGWV; encoded by the coding sequence ATGCTGGACTCTCTGCTCGTTCCCACCGCAATCGTTGCCTTGGCCGAAATCGGCGACAAGACGCAATTGCTCGCCCTGATCCTCGCTGCGCGCTTTCGCAAACCCTGGCCGATCATCGCCGGCATCGTTGCCGCGACCCTGGCCAACCACGCGGCGGCCGGTGCGGTAGGTGCCTGGTTCGGCAGCTTCTTCTCGGACGCGACCCTGCACTGGATCCTCGCCGCGAGCTTCGCAGCCACCGCGCTATGGACCCTGGTCCCGGACAAGATGGACGACGACGAGGCCAATACCGCACGCAAGTTCGGCCCCTTCCTGACTACCCTGATCGCCTTCTTCCTGGCGGAAATCGGCGATAAGACCCAGGTCGCCACCGTCATGCTGGCCGCGCAGTACCCGGATCTGTGGCTAGTGATCATCGGCACCACGCTGGGCATGCTGATCGCCAACGTGCCGGTGGTCCTGGCAGGCAACTTCGCTGCGGACAAGCTGCCGCTGACCCTGATCCGCCGCCTGGCGGCATCGGCCTTCTTCATCCTCGCCGTAGTGGCGGTGTACAAGGCCATGCAGATCAGCGGCTGGGTATAA
- a CDS encoding methyl-accepting chemotaxis protein — MISQVVTSVQSVSDSSEHTADIAIRTNQGVHKQMVEIDQVATAVHEMTATAQDVARNATQAAQAASHADQAASQGMQIVRDTSSAIGALAEEIGRAVTVVQTLAKDSENINAILIAIRGIAEQTNLLALNAAIEAARAGEQGRGFAVVADEVRNLAQKTQQATEEIQSMIQQLQQGTREVVRVMEDSQHKTDQSVEHAAKAAQALETITQAVSVINDMNTQIASAAEEQSAVAEDINRNVINIGQVANEVAGGADESSAASAGLTKLAEQQRRLINQFRV, encoded by the coding sequence ATGATCAGCCAGGTGGTGACCTCGGTACAGAGCGTCAGCGACTCCTCGGAGCACACCGCCGACATCGCCATTCGCACCAACCAGGGCGTGCACAAGCAGATGGTGGAAATCGACCAGGTGGCCACCGCCGTACACGAGATGACCGCCACCGCCCAGGACGTGGCACGCAACGCCACCCAGGCCGCACAAGCCGCCAGCCATGCCGATCAGGCCGCCAGTCAGGGCATGCAGATCGTGCGGGACACCTCCAGCGCCATTGGCGCCCTGGCCGAAGAGATCGGCCGTGCGGTGACCGTGGTGCAGACCCTGGCCAAGGACAGCGAGAACATCAACGCCATCCTGATCGCCATCCGCGGGATCGCCGAACAAACCAACCTGCTGGCCCTCAACGCAGCGATCGAGGCCGCCCGAGCCGGCGAGCAGGGCCGCGGCTTTGCGGTGGTCGCCGATGAAGTGCGCAACCTGGCACAGAAAACCCAGCAGGCCACCGAGGAAATCCAGTCGATGATCCAGCAGCTGCAACAAGGCACCCGGGAAGTGGTACGGGTCATGGAAGACAGCCAGCACAAGACCGACCAGAGCGTGGAGCATGCAGCCAAGGCCGCCCAGGCCCTGGAAACCATCACCCAGGCGGTTTCGGTGATCAACGACATGAATACCCAGATCGCCAGCGCCGCCGAGGAACAGAGCGCGGTGGCCGAAGACATCAACCGCAATGTGATCAACATCGGCCAGGTGGCCAATGAAGTGGCCGGCGGGGCCGATGAGTCCAGCGCCGCCAGCGCCGGCCTGACCAAGCTCGCCGAGCAGCAGCGCCGACTGATCAACCAGTTCAGGGTCTGA
- a CDS encoding class I SAM-dependent methyltransferase, translating to MDIRSEILLRQAELFQGSLLLAGLSADDLLGRLPAAQGWSWHAGDQAALQTRFPGRSHFGVNAPDSTFDSAVLFLPKSKDLAHYLLNALASRLAGRQLYLVGEKRSGVESTAKQLTAFGKPRKLDSARHCQLWQVTVDNAPEPVALESLAQEYQLPLAEGPLKVISLPGVFSHGRLDRGTALLLEHLDHLPAGHLLDFGCGAGVLGATVKRRYPESRVTLLDVDAFAAASSRLTLAANGLEGEVLTGDGIDAAPRELDCILTNPPFHTGVHTDYQATENLLRKSREHLRKGGELRVVANSFLRYQPLIEEHLGPCAIKAEGDGFRIYRAKRS from the coding sequence ATGGACATACGCAGTGAAATACTCTTACGCCAGGCTGAACTGTTTCAGGGCTCACTGCTACTGGCTGGCCTGAGTGCCGATGACCTGCTCGGCCGCCTGCCGGCCGCCCAGGGCTGGTCCTGGCATGCCGGAGATCAGGCCGCCCTGCAGACACGCTTCCCGGGGCGCAGTCACTTCGGGGTGAACGCCCCGGACAGCACCTTCGACAGCGCGGTGCTGTTCCTGCCCAAGTCCAAGGACCTGGCTCACTACCTGCTCAACGCCCTGGCCTCGCGCCTGGCCGGACGCCAGCTGTACCTGGTGGGCGAAAAGCGCAGCGGCGTGGAAAGTACCGCCAAGCAGCTCACCGCCTTCGGCAAGCCGCGCAAGCTCGACAGCGCACGGCACTGCCAGCTGTGGCAGGTCACGGTGGACAACGCACCTGAACCCGTGGCCCTGGAGAGCCTGGCCCAGGAGTACCAGTTGCCGCTGGCCGAAGGCCCGTTGAAGGTCATCAGCCTGCCCGGCGTGTTCAGCCATGGACGCCTGGACCGCGGCACCGCCCTGTTGCTCGAGCACCTGGACCATCTGCCCGCCGGTCACCTGCTGGACTTCGGTTGTGGTGCCGGGGTACTGGGCGCCACGGTGAAACGCCGCTATCCGGAAAGCCGTGTGACCTTGCTGGACGTGGACGCCTTCGCAGCCGCCAGCAGTCGCCTGACCCTGGCCGCCAACGGCCTGGAGGGCGAGGTCCTGACCGGCGACGGCATCGACGCCGCGCCCCGGGAGCTGGATTGCATCCTGACCAATCCACCGTTCCATACCGGGGTCCACACCGATTACCAGGCCACCGAGAACCTGCTGCGAAAATCAAGGGAACATCTTCGAAAAGGCGGAGAGCTACGGGTAGTTGCCAACAGCTTCCTGCGCTACCAACCACTGATCGAAGAGCATCTTGGGCCCTGCGCCATCAAGGCCGAAGGGGATGGTTTCCGCATCTACCGGGCCAAACGCAGCTGA
- a CDS encoding SOS response-associated peptidase, whose protein sequence is MCGRYALFRWNPAFAALPGFPGDQRAQWNISPNDSVLIQRLEHGQRTLARARWGLTPAWLTDLSRTPAHARAETLAEQPMFRQAFRERRCLLPANGFYEWRGGSRKRPYWLTPGEGSSIFFAAIWEAYPVQEQVWLSTAVVTQAASTLRRPLILDAAGQDAWLDPQTPLHVLHALLAHPPVALRERVLANLVNDPKLNGPECLTPA, encoded by the coding sequence ATGTGTGGACGTTATGCCCTGTTTCGTTGGAACCCCGCGTTCGCGGCCCTGCCGGGATTTCCCGGGGACCAGCGGGCCCAATGGAACATCTCGCCGAATGATTCGGTGCTGATCCAGCGCCTGGAACACGGCCAGCGCACCCTGGCACGGGCCCGCTGGGGCCTGACCCCGGCCTGGTTGACCGACCTGTCGCGCACGCCGGCCCATGCCCGGGCGGAAACCCTGGCCGAGCAGCCGATGTTTCGTCAGGCGTTTCGTGAACGGCGCTGCCTGCTCCCCGCCAACGGCTTCTACGAATGGCGCGGAGGCAGCCGCAAGCGTCCTTACTGGCTGACCCCGGGAGAAGGCTCGTCGATTTTCTTTGCCGCCATCTGGGAGGCGTACCCGGTGCAGGAACAGGTCTGGCTGAGCACTGCGGTGGTGACTCAGGCGGCCTCGACCTTGCGTCGCCCGCTGATCCTCGACGCCGCCGGCCAGGACGCCTGGCTCGATCCCCAAACGCCGCTGCATGTCCTGCACGCGCTGTTGGCCCACCCGCCTGTAGCCTTGCGTGAGCGGGTCCTGGCCAATCTGGTCAACGACCCCAAGCTCAACGGCCCGGAGTGCCTGACTCCCGCCTGA